One Pelodiscus sinensis isolate JC-2024 chromosome 24, ASM4963464v1, whole genome shotgun sequence DNA segment encodes these proteins:
- the LOC142819712 gene encoding interferon-inducible GTPase 5-like, producing MAVVLRKTWTYSENAALNIAVIGECGSGRSSFINAIRGLDDEDENAAVTGVVEISPKPVPYAFPTHPNVTIWKLRLIGGPMFEAGSYLQQVNFSCYDIFIVIVSERFRLSHFALAREIQRMGKKCYFVRSKTDVDLQCAARRRPSSYNEEAILQEIREYCWECLQEEGVKNPEIFLISNRYLARYDFHLLQETLMEELSSEKNHALLLALPSYSNKIIEKKKEVLKEGIWRVAAAACVGALVPIPGVSAACNVAVLVKNTRSYSKNFGLDRDSFSRLSKRSQKSTEELERAIVKTRLAEEINQAFVITLLATVALALAGSFFLWVPVIGMVVNAGLTYKASYRVLDSFLEDAAEDAKNVQKKAWDHEIPAPARVSKKVS from the coding sequence ATGGCTGTTGTTCTGAGGAAAACTTGGACATACTCAGAAAATGCTGCTCTCAACATCGCCGTGATCGGTGAGTGCGGCTCTGGGAGGTCATCATTCATCAATGCCATCCGTGGCCTGGATGATGAAGATGAGAATGCCGCAGTGACCGGAGTTGTAGAAATTTCACCAAAGCCAGTGCCGTATGCATTTCCTACACACCCTAATGTGACCATATGGAAACTGCGGTTGATAGGGGGCCCAATGTTTGAGGCAGGGAGCTACCTCCAGCAGGTGAATTTCAGCTGCTATGACATCTTCATTGTCATTGTCTCCGAACGGTTCCGACTCAGTCACTTCGCCCTGGCCAGGGAGATCCAGAGGATGGGGAAGAAGTGCTATTTTGTGCGCTCCAAAACGGATGTGGATTTGCAGTGTGCCGCACGACGCCGGCCATCCAGCTACAATGAAGAGGCGATCCTGCAGGAGATCCGAGAATACTGCTGGGAGTGcctgcaggaagagggggtgaagAACCCTGAGATTTTCCTCATCTCCAACAGGTATTTAGCCAGGTATGATTTTCACCTGCTGCAGGAGACTCTGATGGAAGAGCTCTCCAGTGAGAAAAATCACGCTCTTCTTCTTGCCCTGCCCAGCTACTCCAACAAAATCATAGAAAAGAAGAAAGAAGTCCTGAAGGAGGGGATTTGGCGGGTAGCCGCTGCAGCATGTGTTGGAGCCCTTGTTCCTATTCCCGGTGTCTCTGCTGCTTGCAATGTTGCTGTCTTAGTAAAAAACACGAGGAGTTACAGCAAGAACTTTGGTTTGGATAGAGATTCCTTCTCCAGACTCTCAAAGCGATCACAGAAATCCACAGAGGAACTGGAAAGAGCTATTGTAAAAACACGACTGGCTGAAGAGATAAACCAGGCTTTTGTAATCACATTACTGGCCACTGTTGCTTTGGCATTAGCTGGTTCCTTCTTTTTGTGGGTACCTGTGATTGGCATGGTCGTAAATGCGGGGCTTACTTACAAGGCTTCTTACAGAGTCTTGGATTCATTTTTGGAAGATGCTGCAGAAGATGCTAAAAATGTGCAAAAGAAAGCTTGGGATCACGAGATTCCAGCTCCAGCAAGAGTCTCAAAGAAAGTCAGTTAG
- the LOC142819709 gene encoding uncharacterized protein LOC142819709 isoform X3, which produces MMRLPARWLVRLVTLWAISRVVGTQSPITAQYGKNVILNCSFLSIPGVRFQRLNITWLKESDNGPALLVHQYYWGMDRLYKQDKGYQGRTKLFPEQFPEGNASLRLRSVCMQDEGSYRCSVESELQSSSRTMSLFVIREAVAEETIRAQAGEDVTLNCSIGPVSNHRLLNITWKKGPELLVHSYFSQWDQLESQAEAFRGRTQLYPERFPEGNASLRLRKVCLADEGFYTCHVKLEQGRFSVRIRLSVQEVCVGLCVARMRGHPSILRTPLATPPSGQYNTVQHSPDGRPQRPAGNGDPRCETCGSIQSSSEAGDHETRLLNPSEEDCAQGSKEQLLSPDADSADLPENGGEELGAAGGTRDLSDSSSGSQESPAHTTCNIALLGETGSGKSSFINTICGWLDDDADAAQTGVINTTRDTKGYEHPRHPNFTLWDMPGITLGKFLLQNDIDMSKYDVFLLFSSDYFTPLHASLAWEIQQMKKMIYFVRSKVDLNLFNSQSKKEGILEEVRKTCIDSLTEGKVHKPQLFLLSCIDHDQHDFPCLEKVLGCD; this is translated from the exons ATGATGAGGTTGCCTGCCCGTTGGCTGGTTCGCTTGGTCACACTGTGGGCTATCAGCA GGGTTGTTGGGACTCAGTCGCCCATCACTGCTCAGTACGGAAAGAACGTTATCCTGAACTGCAGCTTCCTGTCCATACCTGGGGTCAGGTTTCAGCGCTTGAACATCACCTGGCTGAAGGAAAGCGACAATGGACCAGCTCTCCTGGTTCACCAATACTACTGGGGCATGGACCGACTGTACAAACAGGACAAGGGCTACCAGGGCCGCACAAAGCTTTTTCCAGAGCAATTCCCGGAAGGAAATGCGTCCCTGAGACTCCGTAGTGTCTGCATGCAGGATGAGGGATCCTACCGCTGCTCTGTCGAATCTGAACTCCAGTCATCTTCCAGGACGATGTCCCTCTTTGTGATCA GGGAGGCTGTGGCAGAGGAGACCATCCGTGCTCAGGCTGGGGAGGACGTCACCCTGAACTGCTCCATTGGCCCAGTGTCCAACCACCGGTTGCTGAACATCACCTGGAAGAAGGGACCCGAGCTCCTAGTTCATAGCTATTTTTCTCAGTGGGACCAGCTGGAAAGCCAGGCGGAGGCTTTCAGGGGCCGGACCCAGCTGTATCCAGAGAGATTCCCCGAGGGGAACGCGTCCCTCAGACTGAGGAAGGTCTGTCTGGCAGACGAGGGCTTCTACACCTGCCACGTCAAGCTGGAACAGGGCAGGTTTTCGGTGCGGATCCGACTGTCCGTGCAGGAAG TGTGTGTTGGCCTATGTGTAGCGCGGATGCGAGGTCACCCTTCCATTCTGAGAACACCCTTAGCAACCCCGCCATCAGGACAATACAacacagtccagcactcgcctGATGGCAGGCCCCAG AGGCCAGCTGGGAATGGAGATCCAAGATGTGAAACCTGTGGGAGCATCCAGAGCAGCTCTGAAGCAGGGGACCATGAAACGAGGCTGCTGAACCCCAGTGAAGAAG ACTGTGCCCAGGGGTCCAAGGAACAGCTCCTGAGTCCTGATGCAGACAGTGCCGATCTCCCTGAGAATGGTGGTGAGGAACTGGGGGCTGCTGGTGGAACAAGAGACCTTTCAGACTCATCTTCAGGTTCTCAGGAGTCACCAGCACACACTACGTGTAATATCGCTCTCCTGGGAGAGACGGGCTCTGGGAAGTCCTCCTTCATCAACACAATCTGCGGCTGGTTGGACGATGATGCTGATGCTGCCCAGACTGGGGTGATTAACACAACACGGGACACGAAGGGTTATGAGCATCCCAGACACCCAAACTTTACACTCTGGGACATGCCAGGAATCACACTGGGAAAATTTTTACTACAGAATGACATTGATATGAGCAAGTATGATGTgttccttctcttctcctctgACTACTTCACACCCCTCCATGCCAGCCTTGCCTGGGAGATCCAACAAATGAAGAAGATGATTTATTTTGTGCGCTCCAAGGTGGACTTGAACCTGTTCAATAGCCAAAGTAAGAAAGAAGGAATCCTGGAGGAAGTCCGGAAGACCTGCATAGACAGCCTGACAGAGGGGAAGGTCCATAAACCGCAGCTTTTTCTCCTTTCTTGCATTGATCACGACCAACATGATTTTCCTTGCCTAGAGAAAGTTCTTGGCTGTGACTAG
- the LOC142819709 gene encoding uncharacterized protein LOC142819709 isoform X2, producing MHFENGCGLFGVVGTQSPITAQYGKNVILNCSFLSIPGVRFQRLNITWLKESDNGPALLVHQYYWGMDRLYKQDKGYQGRTKLFPEQFPEGNASLRLRSVCMQDEGSYRCSVESELQSSSRTMSLFVIREAVAEETIRAQAGEDVTLNCSIGPVSNHRLLNITWKKGPELLVHSYFSQWDQLESQAEAFRGRTQLYPERFPEGNASLRLRKVCLADEGFYTCHVKLEQGRFSVRIRLSVQEAPENGRLLWLLLLLRVLLVCVGLCVARMRGHPSILRTPLATPPSGQYNTVQHSPDGRPQRPAGNGDPRCETCGSIQSSSEAGDHETRLLNPSEEDCAQGSKEQLLSPDADSADLPENGGEELGAAGGTRDLSDSSSGSQESPAHTTCNIALLGETGSGKSSFINTICGWLDDDADAAQTGVINTTRDTKGYEHPRHPNFTLWDMPGITLGKFLLQNDIDMSKYDVFLLFSSDYFTPLHASLAWEIQQMKKMIYFVRSKVDLNLFNSQSKKEGILEEVRKTCIDSLTEGKVHKPQLFLLSCIDHDQHDFPCLEKVLGCD from the exons ATGCATTTTGAAAATGGCTGCGGGCTGTTCG GGGTTGTTGGGACTCAGTCGCCCATCACTGCTCAGTACGGAAAGAACGTTATCCTGAACTGCAGCTTCCTGTCCATACCTGGGGTCAGGTTTCAGCGCTTGAACATCACCTGGCTGAAGGAAAGCGACAATGGACCAGCTCTCCTGGTTCACCAATACTACTGGGGCATGGACCGACTGTACAAACAGGACAAGGGCTACCAGGGCCGCACAAAGCTTTTTCCAGAGCAATTCCCGGAAGGAAATGCGTCCCTGAGACTCCGTAGTGTCTGCATGCAGGATGAGGGATCCTACCGCTGCTCTGTCGAATCTGAACTCCAGTCATCTTCCAGGACGATGTCCCTCTTTGTGATCA GGGAGGCTGTGGCAGAGGAGACCATCCGTGCTCAGGCTGGGGAGGACGTCACCCTGAACTGCTCCATTGGCCCAGTGTCCAACCACCGGTTGCTGAACATCACCTGGAAGAAGGGACCCGAGCTCCTAGTTCATAGCTATTTTTCTCAGTGGGACCAGCTGGAAAGCCAGGCGGAGGCTTTCAGGGGCCGGACCCAGCTGTATCCAGAGAGATTCCCCGAGGGGAACGCGTCCCTCAGACTGAGGAAGGTCTGTCTGGCAGACGAGGGCTTCTACACCTGCCACGTCAAGCTGGAACAGGGCAGGTTTTCGGTGCGGATCCGACTGTCCGTGCAGGAAG CGCCTGAGAATGGCCGCCTCCTatggcttctgcttctgcttcgtGTTCTTCTAGTGTGTGTTGGCCTATGTGTAGCGCGGATGCGAGGTCACCCTTCCATTCTGAGAACACCCTTAGCAACCCCGCCATCAGGACAATACAacacagtccagcactcgcctGATGGCAGGCCCCAG AGGCCAGCTGGGAATGGAGATCCAAGATGTGAAACCTGTGGGAGCATCCAGAGCAGCTCTGAAGCAGGGGACCATGAAACGAGGCTGCTGAACCCCAGTGAAGAAG ACTGTGCCCAGGGGTCCAAGGAACAGCTCCTGAGTCCTGATGCAGACAGTGCCGATCTCCCTGAGAATGGTGGTGAGGAACTGGGGGCTGCTGGTGGAACAAGAGACCTTTCAGACTCATCTTCAGGTTCTCAGGAGTCACCAGCACACACTACGTGTAATATCGCTCTCCTGGGAGAGACGGGCTCTGGGAAGTCCTCCTTCATCAACACAATCTGCGGCTGGTTGGACGATGATGCTGATGCTGCCCAGACTGGGGTGATTAACACAACACGGGACACGAAGGGTTATGAGCATCCCAGACACCCAAACTTTACACTCTGGGACATGCCAGGAATCACACTGGGAAAATTTTTACTACAGAATGACATTGATATGAGCAAGTATGATGTgttccttctcttctcctctgACTACTTCACACCCCTCCATGCCAGCCTTGCCTGGGAGATCCAACAAATGAAGAAGATGATTTATTTTGTGCGCTCCAAGGTGGACTTGAACCTGTTCAATAGCCAAAGTAAGAAAGAAGGAATCCTGGAGGAAGTCCGGAAGACCTGCATAGACAGCCTGACAGAGGGGAAGGTCCATAAACCGCAGCTTTTTCTCCTTTCTTGCATTGATCACGACCAACATGATTTTCCTTGCCTAGAGAAAGTTCTTGGCTGTGACTAG
- the LOC142819709 gene encoding uncharacterized protein LOC142819709 isoform X1 codes for MMRLPARWLVRLVTLWAISRVVGTQSPITAQYGKNVILNCSFLSIPGVRFQRLNITWLKESDNGPALLVHQYYWGMDRLYKQDKGYQGRTKLFPEQFPEGNASLRLRSVCMQDEGSYRCSVESELQSSSRTMSLFVIREAVAEETIRAQAGEDVTLNCSIGPVSNHRLLNITWKKGPELLVHSYFSQWDQLESQAEAFRGRTQLYPERFPEGNASLRLRKVCLADEGFYTCHVKLEQGRFSVRIRLSVQEAPENGRLLWLLLLLRVLLVCVGLCVARMRGHPSILRTPLATPPSGQYNTVQHSPDGRPQRPAGNGDPRCETCGSIQSSSEAGDHETRLLNPSEEDCAQGSKEQLLSPDADSADLPENGGEELGAAGGTRDLSDSSSGSQESPAHTTCNIALLGETGSGKSSFINTICGWLDDDADAAQTGVINTTRDTKGYEHPRHPNFTLWDMPGITLGKFLLQNDIDMSKYDVFLLFSSDYFTPLHASLAWEIQQMKKMIYFVRSKVDLNLFNSQSKKEGILEEVRKTCIDSLTEGKVHKPQLFLLSCIDHDQHDFPCLEKVLGCD; via the exons ATGATGAGGTTGCCTGCCCGTTGGCTGGTTCGCTTGGTCACACTGTGGGCTATCAGCA GGGTTGTTGGGACTCAGTCGCCCATCACTGCTCAGTACGGAAAGAACGTTATCCTGAACTGCAGCTTCCTGTCCATACCTGGGGTCAGGTTTCAGCGCTTGAACATCACCTGGCTGAAGGAAAGCGACAATGGACCAGCTCTCCTGGTTCACCAATACTACTGGGGCATGGACCGACTGTACAAACAGGACAAGGGCTACCAGGGCCGCACAAAGCTTTTTCCAGAGCAATTCCCGGAAGGAAATGCGTCCCTGAGACTCCGTAGTGTCTGCATGCAGGATGAGGGATCCTACCGCTGCTCTGTCGAATCTGAACTCCAGTCATCTTCCAGGACGATGTCCCTCTTTGTGATCA GGGAGGCTGTGGCAGAGGAGACCATCCGTGCTCAGGCTGGGGAGGACGTCACCCTGAACTGCTCCATTGGCCCAGTGTCCAACCACCGGTTGCTGAACATCACCTGGAAGAAGGGACCCGAGCTCCTAGTTCATAGCTATTTTTCTCAGTGGGACCAGCTGGAAAGCCAGGCGGAGGCTTTCAGGGGCCGGACCCAGCTGTATCCAGAGAGATTCCCCGAGGGGAACGCGTCCCTCAGACTGAGGAAGGTCTGTCTGGCAGACGAGGGCTTCTACACCTGCCACGTCAAGCTGGAACAGGGCAGGTTTTCGGTGCGGATCCGACTGTCCGTGCAGGAAG CGCCTGAGAATGGCCGCCTCCTatggcttctgcttctgcttcgtGTTCTTCTAGTGTGTGTTGGCCTATGTGTAGCGCGGATGCGAGGTCACCCTTCCATTCTGAGAACACCCTTAGCAACCCCGCCATCAGGACAATACAacacagtccagcactcgcctGATGGCAGGCCCCAG AGGCCAGCTGGGAATGGAGATCCAAGATGTGAAACCTGTGGGAGCATCCAGAGCAGCTCTGAAGCAGGGGACCATGAAACGAGGCTGCTGAACCCCAGTGAAGAAG ACTGTGCCCAGGGGTCCAAGGAACAGCTCCTGAGTCCTGATGCAGACAGTGCCGATCTCCCTGAGAATGGTGGTGAGGAACTGGGGGCTGCTGGTGGAACAAGAGACCTTTCAGACTCATCTTCAGGTTCTCAGGAGTCACCAGCACACACTACGTGTAATATCGCTCTCCTGGGAGAGACGGGCTCTGGGAAGTCCTCCTTCATCAACACAATCTGCGGCTGGTTGGACGATGATGCTGATGCTGCCCAGACTGGGGTGATTAACACAACACGGGACACGAAGGGTTATGAGCATCCCAGACACCCAAACTTTACACTCTGGGACATGCCAGGAATCACACTGGGAAAATTTTTACTACAGAATGACATTGATATGAGCAAGTATGATGTgttccttctcttctcctctgACTACTTCACACCCCTCCATGCCAGCCTTGCCTGGGAGATCCAACAAATGAAGAAGATGATTTATTTTGTGCGCTCCAAGGTGGACTTGAACCTGTTCAATAGCCAAAGTAAGAAAGAAGGAATCCTGGAGGAAGTCCGGAAGACCTGCATAGACAGCCTGACAGAGGGGAAGGTCCATAAACCGCAGCTTTTTCTCCTTTCTTGCATTGATCACGACCAACATGATTTTCCTTGCCTAGAGAAAGTTCTTGGCTGTGACTAG
- the LOC142819711 gene encoding interferon-inducible GTPase 5-like isoform X1 — protein sequence MFLPLCRRPSAMALARFQAAVSQGSLTDAISDVQQRTPESFHSHTLHITITGEPGSGKSSLINALRGLRAGDEGAAETGMLETVTETMAYRDPVLPGVTLWDLPGAGTSHFPLNTYCEQLSLGRFDFFLLVGSQRFRAAHAQLAREIQGMGKRFYFVRSKADMDLEASRRQRPSSYSEERILQEIREDCQRGLAAEGVGHPQVFVVSSWEPDSYDFPLLRQTLQKDLPGLKRLAFLLSLPAVASPIISQNKAALEGEIWKPALLSCLLAAIPLPGLAFLGTFFIFRKHLLRYYSRFGVDNRSLSALARQVGKPVEELKAVMSTLGPTPMMALRLLVDAVGFTVMAQECSWKRLPIFGAMVSGGAALLATYFMLWKGLASVADDTRRVLSKALEAEGKKSI from the coding sequence ATGTTTCTCCCGCTCTGCCGCAGACCGAGCGCCATGGCTCTCGCTAGGTTCCAAGCCGCAGTCTCGCAAGGGAGCCTGACAGATGCGATTTCCGACGTGCAGCAGAGAACACCGGAGTCGTTCCACAGCCACACGCTCCACATCACCATCACGGGGGAGCCAGGCTCCGGGAAGTCCTCCCTCATCAATGCCTTGCGGGGGCTGCGTGCTGGTGATGAAGGTGCTGCTGAAACTGGGATGCTAGAGACCGTGACGGAGACAATGGCTTATCGAGACCCTGTCCTGCCAGGCGTCACCCTCTGGGACCTGCCAGGGgcgggcacatcccatttccctCTGAACACCTACTGTGAGCAGCTCAGTTTGGGACGATTCGATTTCTTCCTCCTCGTCGGCTCCCAGCGCTTCCGCGCCGCGCACGCCCAGCTGGCCCGCGAGATCCAGGGCATGGGCAAGAGGTTCTACTTTGTGCGCTCCAAAGCCGACATGGACCTGGAGGCTTCCCGGCGGCAGCGTCCCTCCAGCTACAGCGAGGAGCGAATCCTGCAGGAGATCCGGGAGGACTGCCAGAGGGGCCTGGCCGCTGAAGGAGTGGGCCACCCGCAGGTTTTTGTCGTGTCCTCCTGGGAACCCGACAGCTACGACTTTCCCCTCCTGCGGCAGACGCTGCAGAAGGACCTGCCGGGCCTGAAGAGACTCGccttcctgctcagcctgccgGCCGTCGCCTCCCCCATCATCAGCCAGAACAAAGCTGCCCTGGAGGGGGAAATTTGGaaaccagcccttctctcctgtcTCCTCGCTGCCATTCCCCTCCCAGGCCTCGCTTTCTTGGGCACCTTCTTCATCTTTCGGAAGCACCTGCTCCGCTACTACAGCCGCTTCGGGGTGGACAACAGGTCCCTCTCCGCACTCGCCCGGCAGGTTGGGAAACCGGTGGAGGAGCTGAAGGCTGTGATGTCCACCTTGGGACCGACCCCCATGATGGCCCTGAGACTGCTGGTGGATGCGGTGGGATTCACGGTGATGGCACAGGAGTGTTCGTGGAAGCGTCTCCCCATCTTTGGGGCCATGGTGTCCGGAGGGGCGGCGCTGCTCGCCACTTACTTCATGCTGTGGAAGGGCTTGGCCTCTGTGGCTGACGATACCCGGCGGGTGCTGAGCAAAGCCCTGGaggcagaagggaaaaaaagcatctag
- the LOC142819711 gene encoding interferon-inducible GTPase 5-like isoform X2, translated as MALARFQAAVSQGSLTDAISDVQQRTPESFHSHTLHITITGEPGSGKSSLINALRGLRAGDEGAAETGMLETVTETMAYRDPVLPGVTLWDLPGAGTSHFPLNTYCEQLSLGRFDFFLLVGSQRFRAAHAQLAREIQGMGKRFYFVRSKADMDLEASRRQRPSSYSEERILQEIREDCQRGLAAEGVGHPQVFVVSSWEPDSYDFPLLRQTLQKDLPGLKRLAFLLSLPAVASPIISQNKAALEGEIWKPALLSCLLAAIPLPGLAFLGTFFIFRKHLLRYYSRFGVDNRSLSALARQVGKPVEELKAVMSTLGPTPMMALRLLVDAVGFTVMAQECSWKRLPIFGAMVSGGAALLATYFMLWKGLASVADDTRRVLSKALEAEGKKSI; from the coding sequence ATGGCTCTCGCTAGGTTCCAAGCCGCAGTCTCGCAAGGGAGCCTGACAGATGCGATTTCCGACGTGCAGCAGAGAACACCGGAGTCGTTCCACAGCCACACGCTCCACATCACCATCACGGGGGAGCCAGGCTCCGGGAAGTCCTCCCTCATCAATGCCTTGCGGGGGCTGCGTGCTGGTGATGAAGGTGCTGCTGAAACTGGGATGCTAGAGACCGTGACGGAGACAATGGCTTATCGAGACCCTGTCCTGCCAGGCGTCACCCTCTGGGACCTGCCAGGGgcgggcacatcccatttccctCTGAACACCTACTGTGAGCAGCTCAGTTTGGGACGATTCGATTTCTTCCTCCTCGTCGGCTCCCAGCGCTTCCGCGCCGCGCACGCCCAGCTGGCCCGCGAGATCCAGGGCATGGGCAAGAGGTTCTACTTTGTGCGCTCCAAAGCCGACATGGACCTGGAGGCTTCCCGGCGGCAGCGTCCCTCCAGCTACAGCGAGGAGCGAATCCTGCAGGAGATCCGGGAGGACTGCCAGAGGGGCCTGGCCGCTGAAGGAGTGGGCCACCCGCAGGTTTTTGTCGTGTCCTCCTGGGAACCCGACAGCTACGACTTTCCCCTCCTGCGGCAGACGCTGCAGAAGGACCTGCCGGGCCTGAAGAGACTCGccttcctgctcagcctgccgGCCGTCGCCTCCCCCATCATCAGCCAGAACAAAGCTGCCCTGGAGGGGGAAATTTGGaaaccagcccttctctcctgtcTCCTCGCTGCCATTCCCCTCCCAGGCCTCGCTTTCTTGGGCACCTTCTTCATCTTTCGGAAGCACCTGCTCCGCTACTACAGCCGCTTCGGGGTGGACAACAGGTCCCTCTCCGCACTCGCCCGGCAGGTTGGGAAACCGGTGGAGGAGCTGAAGGCTGTGATGTCCACCTTGGGACCGACCCCCATGATGGCCCTGAGACTGCTGGTGGATGCGGTGGGATTCACGGTGATGGCACAGGAGTGTTCGTGGAAGCGTCTCCCCATCTTTGGGGCCATGGTGTCCGGAGGGGCGGCGCTGCTCGCCACTTACTTCATGCTGTGGAAGGGCTTGGCCTCTGTGGCTGACGATACCCGGCGGGTGCTGAGCAAAGCCCTGGaggcagaagggaaaaaaagcatctag